The following are encoded in a window of Phaseolus vulgaris cultivar G19833 chromosome 3, P. vulgaris v2.0, whole genome shotgun sequence genomic DNA:
- the LOC137807067 gene encoding S-adenosylmethionine synthase, with product MAETFLFTSESVNEGHPDKLCDQISDAVLDACLEQDPESKVACETCTKTNLVMVFGEITTKADVDYEKIVRDTCRNIGFISNDVGLDADNCKVLVNIEQQSPDIAQGVHGHLTKRPEEIGAGDQGHMFGYATDETPELMPLSHVLATKLGARLTEVRKNGTCSWLRPDGKTQVTVEYYNDKGAMVPVRVHTVLISTQHDETVTNDEIAADLKEHVIKPVIPEKYLDEKTIFHLNPSGRFVIGGPHGDAGLTGRKIIIDTYGGWGAHGGGAFSGKDPTKVDRSGAYIVRQAAKSIVASELARRCIVQVSYAIGVPEPLSVFVDTYGTGKIPDKEILKIVKENFDFRPGMISINLDLKRGGNSRFLKTAAYGHFGREDPDFTWEVVKPLKWEKA from the coding sequence ATGGCAGAGACATTTCTGTTCACCTCGGAGTCCGTGAACGAGGGACACCCAGACAAGCTCTGCGACCAAATATCGGATGCTGTTCTTGACGCCTGCCTTGAGCAAGATCCGGAGAGCAAGGTTGCGTGTGAGACATGCACCAAAACCAACTTGGTCATGGTCTTCGGAGAAATCACCACCAAGGCCGACGTTGACTACGAGAAGATCGTGCGTGACACCTGCAGGAACATCGGCTTTATCTCAAACGATGTGGGGCTTGATGCCGACAACTGCAAGGTCCTTGTGAACATTGAGCAGCAGAGCCCTGATATTGCCCAGGGTGTCCATGGCCACCTCACCAAAAGACCTGAAGAAATCGGTGCTGGCGACCAGGGTCACATGTTCGGCTATGCCACCGATGAGACCCCTGAATTGATGCCATTGAGCCATGTCCTTGCAACCAAACTTGGGGCTCGTCTCACTGAGGTTCGCAAGAACGGTACCTGCTCTTGGCTCAGGCCCGATGGCAAGACCCAAGTCACTGTTGAGTATTACAATGACAAGGGTGCCATGGTTCCAGTTCGTGTTCACACAGTGCTCATCTCCACACAACATGACGAGACTGTGACCAACGATGAAATTGCTGCTGATCTGAAGGAGCACGTGATCAAGCCTGTGATTCCCGAGAAGTATCTTGATGAGAAGACAATTTTCCACTTGAACCCCTCTGGCCGTTTTGTCATCGGTGGTCCTCATGGCGATGCCGGTCTTACTGGCAGGAAAATCATCATTGATACCTATGGAGGATGGGGTGCTCATGGCGGCGGTGCCTTCTCTGGGAAGGACCCTACCAAGGTTGATAGGAGTGGTGCTTACATTGTGAGGCAGGCTGCTAAGAGCATTGTGGCGAGTGAACTGGCGAGGAGATGCATTGTGCAAGTGTCTTATGCTATTGGTGTGCCTGAGCCTTTGTCGGTTTTCGTTGATACCTATGGGACTGGAAAGATCCCTGACAAGGAGATCCTGAAGATTGTGAAGGAAAACTTTGACTTCAGGCCTGGTATGATTTCCATCAACCTTGATCTGAAGAGGGGTGGGAATAGCAGGTTCTTGAAGACTGCTGCATATGGACACTTCGGCAGAGAGGACCCTGACTTCACATGGGAAGTGGTCAAGCCCCTCAAGTGGGAAAAGGCCTAA